ATGGTGTTGGGTGTCGTTGGTGTATGGGATATGACAACCTATTGTTTAGTTAGATGTGTGCTGGAGTCTACATTAGTGTCATGTCATGACTCAGATTTCAAGTTGCAGCCAGCTCAACTCATATTATAGCGGGGAATGCTGGTTAATGTGTAAGTGACCAAGCAGAAGATCTAGCATGGCATTCATGATAAGAAGCTTTTCTTAGTTGACTTTACAAGTGACAGTGTTTGGTAGTATGTTTTTTAATGGTCACGGAACTATGTTATACTGCATACAGGtttcaagtttgtgatgatgcCTTGAGAGCAACTGATTTATGTCTCTTTTCTTGTAGATCGAAGATTGCCCAAATGAATGTTTGGTTAATTCTGCAGAACTTTGCGATTCCCGTGTTACTAAGTTTCAGGAACCCAATGAAGAGTACGCAGTCTCTGTTGGAGAAATACAACCACTGCTCTCTGCTACTGGAACCAGATTCATGTCCACAAGTCAAGAAACTTTGGTTGAAGTAGAAGGAATAGATGTTGGAacaaaaagtgaggaaaattgCCTGTTTGAAAGCAAGGAAATAATTCCTTCTTGTCGGGTAAGTGGATCTAGCAATGACGAATTTAGTAGTGACAAAACTAGTACTGCCTCTAGTACTTCATTTATCGCACAACAATCTTCAGACGTGGTCTCTGTAAGTGTATCATCTAACAAGGATGCAGTCGGTGATACTAATAATCCAGTGAGCGAGGGTGTATCAGAGATCCTACCTGAGGTTACGCATGCTAGTGGGTCATCTCATGAAAGACTCCAAGATGAGCATTGCCACACTGAAGCTACTGAGAATCAAGCAAGCGAACTTGCACGTGCCCCTAGTCATGACTCCGTGTCACCCACTTCCGATTTTCCCTGGGCTTTCAACTCGCAAGGAGATGAGTCTCATTTGCAAATGACTCCTTCAGCCTTTGAATTCCGTCTGTCTTCTGGAGAACAAGGCCAAGAAACTGAAGGCATAATTCATGTTGGCATTGTGAATATATCCTCCAGTGTATTGTCTGACAGTAGGAATGATACAGGTGTTTGGGACAACAGGAGGAGTGGCAGACGATTATTTTGGGATGTTTTTTCAAGAGACAGTTCTGTAGGGCGCAGTGATTCTTCTAGGAGTGCATTCTCACGAGATGATCCTGATTATCTTGAATTTCATGAAAGATGGCTGGATGGTTTTAGAGGTGATTTGTCTGATAATTTCTTTGAGGGTGATTCACGATATCTTGGGGGTAGAAGCCACAGGTCACATCATCGACGTCGTCGTCCAAGATCCGAGGTAATTGATTCACATTTTTGTGAGTGTTGTGTCATGCTTTTGTGCATTCTTTTCAAGAACCTCGAGAATTGTATAACTAAGTAGTATTGAGCTTCTGGCTTTGTTTATTGGTAGATGAGCCTCATTTACTTTTCATAAGTCCATTTTACAAGATTTTTCTTCGGTAACTCTGCTGATCGTTTTGCTGCTCCTTAAGTTTAATGTTCGCAGTCTCGCAGGTTTTTTGTGTTATATGCAGtatcttttttcttcaaaaattaagTTGCTTGACCTCATAATGATAAGGGTCCTCATCTTTTTGTCAACTATTTGCAGATCTGGGACAGACTTCGCTATGGTCTCAGTGAGAATGGTGGGCGTACTGCTTTGTGCCCTTCAGGGCTCCATCCTGATGGAAGTTGCTCATGTGATTCAGTTTCTGTGTCTGAGTCCAGTCCTCATTCAAGCATTTCACGCATAGTCATGCTTGCAGAAGCTTTATTTGAGGTTCTCTGTCAAATCAGCTTTCCTTTATTTCACTTCTATGTGCTCTATTATTTACTAAATTAACTGCTTGTTTAGCATTTTACACAATGTTTCATTGGGAAAATGTGTTTAGTATTTTATCCTAGCTGTTCTTGATAGGAAGGTCTACAGACTGCAACAAATAATAACAGAAGATTGATGATAGAAATTGATAGCAGATCAGGCAATGATGTAACGCTCGCTAGTATTCAACCTGGTGATATCCTTGCATTTGCATTATAATTCCATGTGGTTTCGTTTGACTGATAGCTATGTCTTATTCTACCTGTAATAGTTCTTTGACCTGCTTACTCGGCTCTTTCAGTAGCACCAGCTCAGTAAAATTGTTTATTCAGATGGCCTTATGATGCTAAATGTTGAACATTATGATACATGCATCCATGGATCACTTCGAAGAGCAGCTGCATATACAGCTTGATGTGCTTGATTTTCTCTTCATTGGGCAGCACTTGTTTATGTTGATGGTTTCTTCACACTGGATGGTACAATTATAGCACCAAAGTACTTTACAATGTGGCCATGGAAACAGTAGTTCTGCTGAGTTC
This genomic interval from Rhodamnia argentea isolate NSW1041297 chromosome 4, ASM2092103v1, whole genome shotgun sequence contains the following:
- the LOC115750953 gene encoding uncharacterized protein LOC115750953; translated protein: MGASSSRARPVPSSSQVSRTRRSKLSSLVCGCSPSHAPVEIEDCPNECLVNSAELCDSRVTKFQEPNEEYAVSVGEIQPLLSATGTRFMSTSQETLVEVEGIDVGTKSEENCLFESKEIIPSCRVSGSSNDEFSSDKTSTASSTSFIAQQSSDVVSVSVSSNKDAVGDTNNPVSEGVSEILPEVTHASGSSHERLQDEHCHTEATENQASELARAPSHDSVSPTSDFPWAFNSQGDESHLQMTPSAFEFRLSSGEQGQETEGIIHVGIVNISSSVLSDSRNDTGVWDNRRSGRRLFWDVFSRDSSVGRSDSSRSAFSRDDPDYLEFHERWLDGFRGDLSDNFFEGDSRYLGGRSHRSHHRRRRPRSEIWDRLRYGLSENGGRTALCPSGLHPDGSCSCDSVSVSESSPHSSISRIVMLAEALFEVLDEIHRQPIPLSLSVALPPAPESVVDSFPLKNYKKINDAKEGENAEQCYICLAEYEEGDKIRVLPCHHEYHVTCIDKWLKEIHGICPLCRGDVREGFNECPMSNAEVSSL